The following proteins come from a genomic window of Musa acuminata AAA Group cultivar baxijiao chromosome BXJ1-7, Cavendish_Baxijiao_AAA, whole genome shotgun sequence:
- the LOC135679161 gene encoding uncharacterized protein LOC135679161, whose protein sequence is MEVVVPVQDLHFDSACTSPYVSAPSSPKLLGEPFDFFRHYNSAPTSPTRASAIYARFDAVSYNNSLPPAAAASGNGFDLEEKPGTTKPRGRSAKDEQEDVSDFVFEFSGHLDKDGLPVLTTADELFEEGRIRPLKPPRRVTHQVMEDASSVASSPRSPKQRGLWSPCHRGSGGRGEEFEPFSAATVDVTRDRGSEKKPNPPSFSSSRRRKGWRSLSPLREGGLFRTAANNSPPPPTVSTAALKTGSGSGSKKWRLMDLLLFRSASEGRATGNRSKDPLRKYTLLSPPSSSNKKATTEDLKNSSFRSTDSSGSIRRRRASSHEMHYAANRAASEELKKKTALPYRQNLFGCLRFNPAVLSISRAFDSRR, encoded by the coding sequence ATGGAGGTGGTGGTGCCGGTGCAAGACTTGCACTTCGACAGCGCATGCACTAGCCCCTACGTGAGCGCTCCTTCGAGCCCGAAGCTCCTCGGCGAACCCTTCGACTTCTTCCGCCACTACAACAGCGCTCCCACCAGCCCGACGCGCGCCTCCGCCATCTACGCCCGCTTCGACGCTGTCTCCTACAACAATTCTCTCCCTCCGGCGGCTGCTGCCTCCGGCAACGGCTTCGACTTGGAGGAGAAGCCCGGCACGACCAAGCCCCGCGGCAGATCCGCCAAGGATGAGCAGGAGGACGTGTCTGACTTCGTTTTTGAGTTCAGTGGCCACCTTGACAAAGACGGGTTGCCGGTGCTGACCACCGCCGATGAGCTCTTCGAAGAAGGGAGGATCCGGCCGCTGAAGCCCCCTCGTCGAGTGACACATCAGGTTATGGAAGACGCGAGCAGCGTGGCCTCCTCGCCGAGGTCACCGAAGCAGAGGGGTTTGTGGTCTCCCTGCCACCGAGGCAGTGGAGGACGGGGAGAAGAGTTTGAGCCCTTCTCCGCAGCGACGGTGGACGTGACGAGAGATCGAGGGAGCGAGAAGAAACCTAACCCTCCCTCGTTCTCTTCTTCCAGACGTCGGAAGGGATGGAGATCGCTCTCTCCGCTCAGAGAAGGGGGTCTCTTCAGGACAGCTGCCAACAACTCTCCTCCTCCCCCCACCGTTTCCACAGCCGCCCTGAAGACTGGCAGCGGCAGCGGAAGCAAGAAGTGGCGGCTAATGGATTTACTCCTCTTCCGGAGTGCGTCTGAGGGACGCGCCACCGGCAATCGGAGCAAGGATCCTCTCCGCAAGTACACTCTGCtatcaccaccatcatcatcaaaCAAGAAAGCCACCACCGAGGACTTGAAGAACTCGAGCTTCAGATCGACCGACAGCAGCGGGTCGATCAGGAGGCGGCGTGCGTCCTCGCATGAGATGCACTATGCCGCGAACCGGGCAGCCTCGGAGGAGCTGAAGAAGAAGACCGCACTTCCCTACCGGCAGAACCTTTTCGGTTGCCTCCGCTTCAACCCGGCCGTGCTCAGCATTTCCAGGGCATTCGACAGCCGACGATGA